One region of Bacillus pumilus genomic DNA includes:
- a CDS encoding YhdB family protein — MNVADYDKALYYTHRSQWDNLLILMVRTQDDLLSKRIEHFLHAYQFNRNDADVEKCLYGLLQYIDHASEAAASEVYSQPVYT, encoded by the coding sequence ATGAATGTGGCGGATTATGATAAAGCACTTTATTATACGCATCGCTCGCAATGGGATAATTTACTTATTCTTATGGTACGTACGCAAGATGACTTGCTCTCGAAACGTATTGAGCATTTCTTACACGCGTATCAATTTAACCGGAACGATGCTGATGTTGAAAAATGTTTATATGGGCTCCTGCAGTACATTGACCATGCTTCAGAGGCTGCTGCTTCTGAAGTTTATTCACAACCGGTGTACACATAA
- a CDS encoding SpoVR family protein — MVSLSVSEKRLLQRAIDEITEIAEGFGLDFYPMRYEICPAEIIYTFGAYGMPTRFSHWSFGKQFHKMKLHYDLGLSKIYELVINSNPCYAFLLDNNTLVQNKLIVAHVLAHCDFFKNNCRFQNTKRDMVESMSAAAERIKEYEHLHGTKEVESFLDAVLALQEHIDPSLVRSKLSWNIGDEEEYEDDQPKRQTPYDDLWGMDEPKIREKKKIAKPFPPKPEKDILLFIEAHSRELEAWQRDVLTMLREEMLYFWPQLETKIMNEGWASYWHQRIMRELDLDSSESIEFAKLNAGVVQPSKTGINPYYLGLKIFEDIEERYDNPCEELKKAGVTEGSGRSKMFEVREIESDISFIRNYLTKDLVMREDLYLFQKQGRDYKVIDKEWKAVRDQLVSMRVNGGFPYLTVMDGDYLKNNELYIKHWYEGIELDLKYLEKVLPYLYQLWGRSVHIESILEGKEVMFSYDGKGVHRKYLA; from the coding sequence ATGGTTTCCTTGAGCGTATCAGAAAAACGTCTTTTACAAAGAGCCATTGATGAAATTACAGAAATTGCAGAAGGATTTGGTCTAGATTTTTATCCGATGAGGTATGAAATCTGTCCCGCGGAAATTATTTATACGTTCGGTGCATACGGAATGCCAACACGATTCAGCCACTGGAGCTTTGGTAAACAATTTCATAAAATGAAGCTTCATTATGATTTAGGATTAAGCAAAATTTATGAGCTAGTCATCAATTCAAATCCTTGCTACGCCTTTCTACTTGATAACAACACGCTTGTTCAAAATAAATTAATTGTGGCTCATGTACTGGCACACTGTGATTTCTTCAAAAATAATTGCCGTTTTCAAAACACAAAACGAGACATGGTAGAAAGCATGTCAGCAGCGGCAGAGCGGATCAAGGAATATGAGCATCTTCATGGAACAAAAGAAGTTGAATCCTTTTTAGACGCCGTATTGGCTCTTCAGGAGCATATTGATCCGTCTCTTGTTCGTTCAAAACTAAGCTGGAATATCGGCGATGAAGAAGAATATGAAGATGACCAACCAAAGCGTCAGACGCCGTATGATGATTTGTGGGGAATGGATGAGCCGAAAATACGTGAGAAAAAGAAAATCGCCAAGCCATTTCCGCCAAAGCCGGAAAAAGATATTTTACTTTTTATTGAGGCGCACTCCCGGGAGTTAGAGGCGTGGCAGCGCGACGTCCTCACGATGCTGAGGGAGGAAATGCTCTATTTTTGGCCGCAGCTAGAAACAAAGATTATGAATGAAGGCTGGGCATCGTATTGGCATCAGCGGATTATGCGAGAGCTTGATTTAGATTCAAGTGAATCGATCGAGTTTGCCAAATTAAATGCTGGCGTGGTGCAGCCGTCAAAAACAGGCATCAATCCTTACTATTTAGGTTTGAAGATTTTTGAAGATATCGAAGAGCGCTATGACAACCCATGTGAAGAATTAAAAAAAGCAGGGGTGACAGAAGGATCGGGCCGCAGCAAAATGTTTGAAGTAAGGGAGATTGAATCAGATATTTCCTTCATTCGAAATTACTTAACAAAAGACCTTGTGATGAGAGAAGATTTGTACTTGTTTCAAAAACAAGGGAGAGATTATAAAGTCATCGATAAAGAATGGAAGGCTGTTCGTGATCAGCTAGTCAGCATGAGGGTCAATGGCGGCTTTCCTTATTTGACCGTGATGGATGGCGACTATTTAAAAAACAATGAACTCTATATTAAACATTGGTATGAGGGCATTGAACTAGATCTGAAATACTTAGAAAAAGTACTCCCATATTTGTATCAGCTATGGGGAAGAAGTGTGCATATCGAATCCATTCTTGAAGGAAAAGAAGTCATGTTTTCGTATGATGGAAAAGGAGTCCACAGAAAATATCTCGCATAA
- a CDS encoding C40 family peptidase, whose amino-acid sequence MKKQLITAASAVLLGTTLFAGAASAQSVKVQKGDSLSVLAKKYKTSVSKIKSDNKLKSNTIFVGQTLKVNGTAAKKITKTSKTTTKVKAASATATHKVVKGDTLSKIGKKYGMTVKELKSLNKLKTNLIKIGQKLKVKKTSKKVKTTPVKEKTVSASSLNTSKLVADAKAHNGTPYRWGGTTPKGFDCSGFMWYIINKQKKISRQTTEGFWGSMKSVSTPKVGDFVFFTTYKSGPSHMGVYIGNNKFIHAASDGVTISDMNSSYWKPIYLGAKTFVN is encoded by the coding sequence ATGAAAAAACAATTGATCACAGCTGCAAGTGCAGTTTTACTTGGGACGACATTATTTGCCGGAGCTGCCTCAGCACAATCAGTAAAAGTTCAAAAAGGTGACTCTCTTTCTGTTCTAGCGAAAAAATACAAAACAAGCGTGAGCAAGATTAAATCAGACAATAAGCTGAAATCTAACACGATATTTGTTGGACAAACGTTAAAAGTAAATGGTACTGCCGCAAAAAAAATAACGAAAACATCAAAAACAACAACAAAAGTAAAAGCGGCGTCAGCCACAGCCACTCATAAAGTTGTGAAAGGTGATACATTATCTAAAATCGGCAAAAAGTACGGCATGACTGTAAAAGAGCTGAAATCGTTAAATAAACTCAAAACAAACCTGATCAAAATTGGGCAAAAGCTAAAGGTCAAAAAGACGTCTAAAAAAGTGAAAACAACACCTGTTAAAGAAAAAACAGTTTCTGCTTCTTCTTTAAACACGTCTAAGCTTGTTGCGGATGCTAAAGCGCACAATGGCACACCATATAGATGGGGTGGAACGACACCAAAGGGCTTTGATTGCAGCGGGTTTATGTGGTATATCATTAACAAACAAAAAAAGATTTCAAGACAAACAACTGAAGGTTTTTGGGGATCAATGAAAAGCGTATCAACTCCAAAGGTTGGCGATTTTGTGTTCTTTACAACATATAAATCGGGTCCATCTCACATGGGTGTCTACATTGGGAACAACAAGTTTATTCATGCTGCTTCCGATGGTGTGACGATCAGTGATATGAATTCAAGCTACTGGAAGCCGATTTACCTTGGAGCGAAAACTTTTGTAAACTAA
- a CDS encoding catalase — protein sequence MTNSNHKNLTTNQGVPVGDNQNSRTAGHRGPTFLDDYHLIEKLAHFDRERIPERVVHARGAGAYGVFEVENSMEKHTKAAFLSEEGKQTDVFVRFSTVIHPKGSPETLRDPRGFAVKFYTEEGNYDLVGNNLPIFFIRDALKFPDMVHSLKPDPVTNIQDPDRYWDFMTLTPESTHMLTWLFSDEGIPANYAEMRGSGVHTFRWVNKYGETKYVKYHWRPSEGIRNLSMEEAAEIQANDFQHATRDLYDRIENGNYPAWDLYVQLMPLSDYDDLDYDPCDPTKTWSEEDYPLQKVGRMTLNRNPENFFAETEQVAFTPSALVPGIEASEDKLLQGRLFSYPDTQRHRLGANYMRIPVNCPYAPVHNNQQDGFMTTTRPSGHINYEPNRYDDQPKENPHYKESEQVLHGDRMVRQKIEKPNDFKQAGEKYRSYSEEEKQALIKNLTADLKDVNDKTKLLAICNFYRADEDYGQRLADSLGVDIRSYLQGSMK from the coding sequence ATGACAAATTCAAATCATAAAAATTTGACAACGAACCAAGGCGTACCTGTTGGCGATAACCAAAACTCAAGAACAGCTGGTCACCGCGGACCTACATTTCTTGATGATTACCATTTGATTGAAAAACTTGCACACTTCGATCGTGAACGTATTCCAGAGCGTGTCGTTCATGCGAGAGGCGCCGGCGCTTATGGTGTGTTTGAAGTTGAAAATAGTATGGAGAAACATACAAAAGCGGCTTTCTTAAGTGAAGAAGGAAAACAGACAGATGTTTTTGTTCGCTTCTCAACCGTTATTCATCCTAAAGGTTCACCTGAAACATTGCGTGATCCGCGTGGCTTTGCTGTCAAATTTTACACAGAAGAAGGCAACTATGATCTAGTTGGTAACAACTTGCCGATCTTCTTTATACGTGATGCATTGAAATTCCCTGATATGGTTCACTCTCTCAAGCCAGATCCTGTAACCAATATCCAAGATCCTGACCGTTATTGGGATTTTATGACCTTAACACCTGAATCCACTCATATGCTCACATGGCTCTTCTCTGATGAAGGAATCCCTGCGAACTATGCTGAAATGCGCGGTTCTGGTGTGCATACATTTAGATGGGTCAACAAATATGGAGAAACAAAATATGTGAAATATCACTGGAGACCTTCAGAAGGTATTCGCAATTTATCTATGGAAGAAGCAGCAGAAATCCAAGCGAATGATTTCCAGCATGCGACAAGAGACTTATATGACCGTATTGAAAATGGCAACTACCCAGCATGGGACTTATATGTCCAGCTGATGCCGCTGAGCGATTATGATGATCTTGATTATGATCCATGTGATCCAACAAAGACATGGAGCGAAGAAGATTACCCACTTCAAAAAGTAGGACGCATGACTCTGAACCGCAATCCTGAGAACTTCTTTGCTGAAACAGAGCAAGTTGCTTTCACACCAAGTGCACTTGTTCCAGGAATTGAAGCATCTGAAGATAAATTGCTTCAAGGTCGTCTGTTCTCTTATCCAGATACGCAGCGTCATCGTCTTGGTGCCAACTATATGCGCATTCCGGTGAACTGTCCTTATGCACCTGTACACAATAATCAGCAGGATGGCTTTATGACAACGACTCGTCCAAGCGGTCATATTAACTATGAACCAAACCGTTACGATGATCAGCCAAAAGAAAATCCTCACTACAAGGAAAGTGAACAAGTTCTTCACGGTGATCGTATGGTGAGACAAAAAATTGAAAAACCAAACGACTTCAAACAAGCAGGGGAAAAATATCGAAGCTATTCTGAAGAAGAGAAACAAGCATTGATCAAAAATCTAACCGCTGACCTGAAAGACGTAAATGACAAAACAAAATTACTTGCGATCTGCAACTTCTACCGTGCAGATGAAGACTACGGACAACGATTAGCCGATTCACTTGGCGTGGATATCCGCTCATACCTTCAAGGAAGCATGAAATAA
- a CDS encoding Rrf2 family transcriptional regulator: MKLTNYTDFSLRVLIYLASRENNELSNIQQIADVYGISKNHLTKVIYHLGKRGYVETIRGRNGGIRLGKSPESINIGEVVRYTEDDLVMVECFDPRKNSCIISPICSLKHVLHEALTAYLRVLDKYTLKDLTQNKDALRELLL, from the coding sequence ATGAAACTAACGAATTATACAGATTTCTCATTAAGAGTACTCATTTATTTAGCATCAAGAGAGAACAATGAACTGTCAAATATTCAGCAGATCGCCGATGTTTATGGCATTTCTAAAAATCATCTGACAAAGGTGATTTATCATCTTGGAAAACGCGGCTATGTTGAAACGATCCGTGGAAGAAATGGCGGGATTAGGCTTGGGAAAAGCCCAGAAAGCATTAACATTGGAGAGGTTGTCCGTTATACAGAGGATGATTTAGTCATGGTTGAATGCTTTGATCCAAGGAAAAACAGCTGTATCATCTCCCCGATTTGTTCATTAAAGCATGTACTTCATGAAGCACTTACTGCTTACTTGCGCGTTCTTGACAAATACACATTAAAAGATTTAACACAAAACAAAGATGCTCTTAGAGAGCTCCTCCTTTAG
- a CDS encoding YqzG/YhdC family protein, with protein MKMDRSAKHKQNIHESESNDIMQPKWWVPFAAGMVLFGSFMIHPPTNAAMQPVENWERLAYTALQEEYEGAALNDYQYIGRTQVNEDQTKDVFRVTVKEGSTLFAAHAEIYFHPVTGHLISINVFRL; from the coding sequence ATGAAAATGGATCGATCAGCAAAACATAAACAAAATATACATGAAAGTGAGAGCAATGATATCATGCAGCCGAAATGGTGGGTGCCTTTTGCAGCAGGAATGGTTTTGTTTGGCAGTTTCATGATCCATCCTCCAACAAATGCAGCGATGCAGCCTGTTGAAAATTGGGAAAGACTTGCGTACACAGCGTTGCAAGAGGAATATGAAGGCGCCGCTTTAAACGATTATCAATATATCGGGCGTACACAAGTAAATGAAGATCAGACAAAAGATGTCTTTCGCGTCACCGTGAAGGAAGGCTCAACGCTTTTTGCTGCGCATGCAGAAATCTATTTTCACCCGGTGACCGGTCATTTGATTAGTATTAACGTATTCCGGTTATAA
- a CDS encoding alkaline phosphatase yields MSVLKSSKTKIAAVAAASVLSIGIFSGIEFGQADKAEAKKKPKNDVQNVIVLIGDGMGTPYLSTYRSFKHNGDLSKRTAFDPYLTGMHKTYPNDSKSNITDSAAAGTAMATGKKTYNNAIGVNKNGKKLKTVLEEAKRKGKSTGLVVTSELTNATPAAYAAHDVSRKNTAAIADDFFDEKIGKQHTVDVMLGGGLVDFVRKDRDLTKEFKQAGYDYVTNKDALQKNKNQKVLGIFADGGLDKAIDRDKKTPSLQDMTSSAIKQLSKNKNGFFLMVEGSQIDWAGHDHDIVSAMSEMKDFEKAFEEAIRFAKKDKNTLVITTADHSTGGLSFGADGSGSWDYKPVKAAKKTPDFIANKIVSGMPVESALKQYIDLDFTKEEMASIQKAAETKDALKIDDAIEEVINVRSHTGWTTSGHTGDEVPFFAYGPTSQKLKGLMENTDQAKHIFKLLKNQ; encoded by the coding sequence ATGAGTGTGTTGAAAAGCTCGAAAACGAAAATCGCTGCAGTGGCGGCAGCATCTGTGCTATCGATTGGCATTTTTTCAGGAATTGAATTTGGACAAGCTGACAAAGCAGAGGCTAAAAAGAAGCCAAAAAATGACGTGCAAAATGTGATCGTGCTGATCGGGGATGGCATGGGAACACCGTATCTTTCAACTTACCGTTCATTTAAGCACAACGGAGACCTTTCAAAGCGAACAGCGTTTGACCCTTACCTCACTGGCATGCACAAAACATACCCTAACGACTCAAAAAGCAATATCACTGATTCTGCCGCAGCTGGTACAGCTATGGCAACTGGTAAAAAGACTTACAACAATGCGATCGGTGTCAATAAAAACGGGAAAAAATTAAAAACAGTTCTAGAAGAAGCAAAACGGAAGGGAAAATCTACGGGACTTGTCGTGACCTCTGAATTAACAAATGCCACCCCTGCTGCGTATGCGGCTCACGATGTATCGAGAAAAAACACAGCAGCCATCGCTGATGATTTCTTCGATGAAAAAATCGGTAAACAGCATACAGTCGATGTCATGCTTGGCGGAGGTCTCGTCGATTTTGTCCGAAAGGATCGTGATTTAACGAAGGAATTTAAACAAGCCGGATATGATTATGTCACCAATAAAGATGCCTTACAAAAAAACAAAAACCAAAAGGTGTTAGGCATTTTTGCTGATGGCGGTCTTGATAAAGCGATTGATCGTGATAAAAAGACCCCTTCCCTGCAAGACATGACATCTTCAGCCATTAAACAGCTGTCTAAAAACAAAAATGGATTTTTCCTTATGGTGGAAGGCAGCCAAATTGACTGGGCAGGACATGATCATGATATTGTGAGTGCCATGAGTGAAATGAAGGATTTTGAAAAAGCATTTGAAGAAGCGATTCGTTTTGCAAAAAAGGATAAAAATACGTTAGTCATCACCACTGCCGATCATTCAACTGGCGGACTTTCCTTTGGGGCAGACGGCTCAGGCAGCTGGGATTACAAACCGGTAAAAGCAGCGAAAAAGACCCCTGATTTTATCGCAAACAAAATCGTCAGTGGCATGCCTGTTGAATCAGCGCTGAAACAATATATCGATCTTGATTTCACAAAAGAAGAAATGGCCTCCATTCAAAAGGCCGCTGAAACAAAGGATGCTCTTAAAATTGATGATGCGATTGAAGAAGTGATCAACGTGAGATCACATACAGGCTGGACCACATCAGGTCATACGGGCGATGAAGTGCCATTCTTTGCGTATGGCCCAACAAGCCAAAAGCTAAAAGGTCTGATGGAAAACACCGATCAAGCAAAACACATTTTCAAACTGCTGAAAAACCAATAA
- a CDS encoding response regulator, translated as MRVVIADDHHIVRKGLVFFLQTQPDVEIVGEASNGEEALEIVRQTRPDIVLMDLSMPVMNGIEATKQMTLEMPDTRIVILTSYADKDYVIPAIQAGAKAYQLKDVAPEKLLTTMIDVQKGTYQLDGHITNFLVQHLTEPKEQKWELMKELTNRERDVLFEIAKGKSNKEIASSLFISEKTVKTHVSHVLSKLELADRTQAALYAVDYQKSQPKELL; from the coding sequence ATGAGAGTTGTCATTGCAGATGATCATCATATTGTGAGAAAAGGGCTTGTGTTTTTCCTGCAGACACAGCCTGACGTCGAAATCGTTGGTGAGGCTTCTAATGGAGAAGAAGCATTAGAAATTGTCAGACAAACGCGGCCTGATATCGTTCTCATGGATTTATCGATGCCTGTAATGAATGGCATTGAGGCAACGAAACAAATGACGCTGGAAATGCCTGATACCCGCATTGTGATCCTGACAAGCTATGCGGATAAAGATTATGTTATTCCCGCCATTCAAGCAGGGGCAAAAGCCTATCAACTCAAGGATGTAGCGCCAGAAAAACTTCTTACGACAATGATTGACGTACAAAAAGGCACCTATCAATTAGATGGTCATATCACCAATTTTCTTGTGCAGCATTTGACTGAGCCAAAAGAGCAAAAATGGGAGTTAATGAAAGAGCTGACCAATAGAGAGCGAGATGTCTTATTCGAAATTGCAAAGGGGAAAAGCAATAAAGAAATTGCCTCATCCTTGTTTATTTCTGAAAAAACTGTCAAAACGCACGTATCTCATGTATTATCAAAACTAGAGCTGGCAGATCGTACCCAAGCGGCTCTGTATGCAGTGGATTATCAAAAAAGTCAGCCTAAAGAGCTGCTATAA
- a CDS encoding GAF domain-containing sensor histidine kinase has product MGEYQEKVETLKTLKEIAEKLNEGLEIKDTLHEVLHMLMDVTGFHSAWIYFIEKDGSYELMAEVSLPEALAKHQKQLMCQNDCYCINRYTKGSLQSATNIMNCKRIETAVKKQLGDTEGITHHATVPLKACKRTFGLLNVAAKGKVTFTQEELNLLESIALQIGTAIQRMKLVQNEHQHALLEERNRLAQDLHDSVNQMLFSVSLTAKAARQMTNDQNLGEMIDFIQHLSQDALVEMRSLIWQLRPRGLEKGFTTGIQEYAKLLGLRCTLSLSGCMEMDHSQHETLFRVCQEALNNCQKHAEVEEVKVQLEQSKDTFEMKIIDHGKGFQYDEQMSLPSLGLKGMSDRIKRAGGTFCIESELGKGTTIQVKVPFSQERKGSS; this is encoded by the coding sequence ATGGGAGAATATCAAGAGAAGGTTGAAACATTAAAAACGCTAAAAGAAATTGCTGAAAAGCTAAATGAAGGCTTGGAAATAAAAGATACGCTTCATGAAGTGCTCCATATGCTGATGGATGTCACAGGCTTTCATTCCGCATGGATTTATTTTATAGAAAAAGACGGCTCGTACGAACTGATGGCAGAGGTCTCCTTACCAGAAGCGCTGGCAAAGCATCAAAAGCAGCTCATGTGCCAAAACGATTGCTATTGCATCAATCGATACACAAAGGGCTCACTCCAATCAGCCACAAACATTATGAATTGTAAACGCATCGAAACGGCGGTTAAAAAGCAGCTTGGGGATACTGAAGGAATTACACATCATGCGACGGTTCCCCTCAAAGCATGTAAGCGTACGTTCGGGTTATTGAATGTGGCGGCAAAAGGAAAAGTCACATTTACGCAAGAAGAATTGAACTTGCTTGAAAGCATTGCGCTTCAAATTGGTACCGCCATTCAACGGATGAAGCTTGTGCAAAACGAACATCAGCATGCTCTTTTGGAAGAAAGAAACCGGCTTGCACAGGACTTACATGATTCCGTTAACCAAATGCTATTTTCAGTCAGCCTGACTGCTAAAGCCGCCCGTCAAATGACAAACGATCAGAATCTAGGGGAAATGATTGATTTTATTCAGCATTTGTCACAAGATGCACTGGTTGAAATGCGGTCACTCATTTGGCAGCTAAGGCCAAGAGGACTTGAAAAAGGATTCACAACAGGGATTCAAGAGTATGCAAAGCTTTTAGGATTACGCTGTACATTATCGTTATCAGGCTGTATGGAGATGGATCATTCCCAGCATGAAACGTTGTTTCGGGTATGCCAAGAAGCGCTGAATAATTGTCAAAAACATGCGGAAGTAGAGGAAGTCAAGGTCCAGCTTGAACAATCAAAAGACACGTTTGAGATGAAAATCATCGACCACGGAAAAGGGTTTCAGTATGACGAGCAAATGAGCCTCCCTTCACTTGGTCTGAAAGGGATGTCTGACCGTATCAAAAGAGCTGGTGGAACATTTTGTATAGAGTCTGAGCTCGGTAAAGGAACCACTATTCAAGTGAAGGTGCCATTTTCTCAAGAAAGGAAGGGGTCGTCATGA
- a CDS encoding globin domain-containing protein, whose translation MLSKDQMNAIKQSAPLLKAEGTKLVTVFYQNMIRQHPELLNQFNQTNLMNGSQPEALAVTLYQAALHIDRLEELLPVVKQIAHKHVSVMVKKEQYPIVGYHLIEAMKEVFGLTEKDDTLLAWKAAYDIIANIFITIEAEMMEVNVKQPGGWADVKPFVIKKKVQESPALISFYLVPEDESELPMFEAGQYMTVQADMPGEAYMCSRQYSLSDPHHPSYYRITVKRDGHVSTFLHDEMEEGDVLQVSMPQGMFCLQEATKEPVYFISAGSGVTPMIGLLKTAAQNSHPFTMIHADRLEDVTAFENEFESVLASAPHGRIILCNEQFAQSGKGELVEKAASRIDRPFLQSVVGEGKGQFYLCGSPVFTQEMIHILKELGIPEQNIHFESFGGQSTKEMEVV comes from the coding sequence ATGTTATCTAAAGATCAAATGAACGCTATTAAACAATCAGCCCCTCTATTAAAAGCCGAGGGAACCAAACTTGTGACTGTTTTTTATCAAAATATGATTCGTCAGCATCCAGAGCTACTCAATCAATTTAATCAAACAAACCTCATGAACGGAAGTCAGCCAGAGGCGCTTGCTGTGACACTATATCAAGCTGCACTACACATCGATCGATTAGAAGAATTACTTCCTGTGGTCAAACAGATTGCCCATAAGCATGTCAGTGTGATGGTCAAAAAAGAGCAATATCCAATCGTCGGATATCACTTGATTGAAGCGATGAAAGAAGTGTTTGGTTTAACGGAAAAAGATGACACGCTTTTAGCTTGGAAGGCCGCATATGACATCATTGCAAATATTTTTATCACGATTGAAGCAGAAATGATGGAGGTGAATGTAAAGCAACCAGGTGGATGGGCAGATGTGAAGCCGTTTGTGATAAAGAAAAAGGTACAGGAATCTCCAGCGCTGATCTCCTTTTACTTAGTACCAGAAGATGAATCAGAGCTGCCAATGTTTGAAGCAGGTCAATATATGACGGTTCAGGCAGATATGCCAGGTGAGGCTTATATGTGTAGCAGACAATACAGCTTATCAGATCCGCATCATCCATCTTATTACCGCATCACAGTGAAGCGCGATGGTCATGTGTCTACATTTTTGCATGATGAAATGGAAGAAGGAGACGTTCTTCAAGTGAGTATGCCGCAGGGAATGTTCTGCTTGCAAGAAGCCACAAAAGAGCCTGTTTATTTCATTAGTGCTGGTTCTGGAGTCACGCCAATGATCGGTTTATTGAAAACAGCAGCGCAAAACAGCCATCCATTTACAATGATTCATGCAGATCGATTAGAGGATGTCACCGCTTTTGAAAATGAATTTGAAAGCGTTCTAGCATCAGCTCCGCATGGCCGCATCATCTTATGTAATGAACAATTTGCGCAGTCTGGTAAGGGTGAGCTTGTTGAAAAGGCAGCTTCCCGCATTGACCGTCCATTCCTTCAATCAGTGGTTGGAGAAGGGAAAGGCCAATTTTATCTATGCGGTTCCCCGGTGTTTACACAGGAGATGATTCATATACTAAAAGAGCTGGGAATTCCAGAACAGAATATACATTTCGAGTCATTCGGCGGGCAATCCACGAAAGAAATGGAAGTCGTCTAA
- a CDS encoding GNAT family N-acetyltransferase — translation METYELVSDYRHDDKLKESFNQLAIKTFDLDFSDWYKRGYWDEKYIPYSFVHHGKVISNASVYLMSLIIDGQTYRAVQIGTVMTDQAYRHKGLATKLMQHIMDSYEHDCDLIFLFANETVLDFYPRFGFTRYDESEFILNIGKSAIQMKKNVRLKQLTLEHDLPLLEQFAEKRQTGSMKLDAKDHGSLLMFYFTFVWRDAIFYIEALDTIVLMNEENETIHVFDIISLERQNIEEVVAYIVSETTEKVLFYFTPDTSIDGLHAVKAPNDEDALFVYTKQDWVKDHFMLPITAHC, via the coding sequence ATGGAGACATATGAATTAGTGAGTGATTATCGCCATGATGACAAATTGAAAGAAAGTTTTAATCAGTTAGCGATCAAGACATTTGATTTGGATTTTAGTGACTGGTACAAAAGAGGGTATTGGGATGAAAAATATATTCCTTATTCCTTTGTCCATCACGGGAAAGTGATCTCAAACGCTTCCGTCTATCTCATGTCGCTGATCATTGATGGCCAAACGTATCGAGCTGTTCAAATTGGCACGGTGATGACGGATCAAGCCTACCGCCACAAGGGATTAGCGACAAAGTTAATGCAGCATATTATGGATTCGTACGAACATGATTGTGATTTGATCTTTCTTTTTGCCAATGAAACTGTACTGGATTTTTATCCAAGGTTCGGCTTTACTCGTTATGACGAAAGTGAATTTATTTTAAATATCGGCAAAAGCGCTATTCAAATGAAAAAGAACGTGCGTCTCAAGCAGCTGACGTTGGAACATGACCTGCCATTACTTGAACAGTTCGCAGAGAAACGCCAAACAGGCTCAATGAAATTAGATGCTAAGGATCATGGCAGCTTATTGATGTTTTATTTTACATTCGTTTGGCGGGATGCCATTTTCTATATTGAAGCGTTGGATACGATTGTTCTGATGAATGAAGAAAATGAAACCATACATGTATTTGATATCATTTCTCTCGAGCGACAAAATATAGAGGAAGTTGTTGCATATATTGTGAGTGAAACGACGGAAAAAGTGCTGTTCTATTTTACACCTGATACGTCAATTGACGGCTTACACGCGGTGAAGGCACCAAATGACGAGGATGCGCTGTTTGTTTATACAAAACAAGATTGGGTAAAAGACCACTTTATGCTTCCAATCACTGCGCACTGCTAA